The Synechococcales cyanobacterium T60_A2020_003 genome includes the window TGTTCGAGCAGTTCTGACGGATATCTTCCCTCTTTTGAAGTAGGGATTGCTTGCACAGTGGACGAGGCAAGGGTTTGAGCCGACATGAGGAATCTCGCGAAGAGAATTTATTTCCGGTGTAGCGAGGATTTTGAGATTCAAAGTCAGCGGGTCTTCGTGAGGCGATCGCCCTCAAGAATGGCACAATTAAAGCTTTGCGACAGTCAGCGAATCTAGAAGCCCATTGATAACGCCTATGCAACTTCTGTGTTTGAGCAACGGCCACGGTGAAGACGCGATCGCCCTTCGCATTGTCCAGGCATTGCGATCGCACCCCGCCGCCCCGGATATTGCAGCGCTGCCGATGGTGGGTACAGGCCAAGCCTATATCCATCACAATGTGCCGATTGTAGGGCCAACCAAGCAAATGCCCTCCGGAGGATTCGTTTACATGGATCAGCGGCAGCTCTGGCGCGATGTTAAAGGCGGACTGCTAGGACTCACGATCGCTCAATTTCAAACCGTCAAAGCGTGGGCAAACGCAGGGGGCTTGATTCTGGCGGTCGGTGACATCGTACCACTCCTGTTTGCCTGGGCGAGCGGTGCGCCCTACGCCTTCGTCGGTACGGCCAAATCCGAATATTACCTCCAGGATGAAGCGGGTTGGTTGCCCCGTCGCTCCTGGTTTGAACAAATGGAAAGCTGGTCTGGATCGGTGTATCTGCCCTGGGAACGCTGGCTGATGAGCCGCAAGCGTTGCAAAGCCGTTTTCCCCCGCGATACGCTCACCTGCCAAATTCTCAAACGCTGGTCAATTCCCGTATTTGACTTGGGCAATCCGATGATGGACGGACTCGAACCGAGCGGCACGATCTTTGAACCCTACGAAGCCGCCGCCGATGTGCCCCCTCTCACCATCGCCCTGCTCCCCGGATCGCGATCGCCCGAAGCTGAAGCCAACTGGGATCTGATCTTGAAAGCCATCCAAGATATCGTCCTCACCTTTCGTCAGCGTCCGTTACTGTTCCTGGGTGCGATCGCCCCAAACCTCGATCTTGCGCCCTTTCGGAGTCAGCTTCAATCCGCCGGATGGTTGCCCCGCACCGCTACCGACGCTGCCGAACCGCTGTTTACCCAACGACACGCCAGCCTGATCCTCACCCAAACTGGATTTGCCGACTGTTTGCATCAGGCGGATTTTGCGATCGCCCTAGCCGGAACCGCCACCGAACAATTTGTCGGACTCGGAAAACCTGCCATTACCATCGCTGGACGAGGGCCGCAGTTTACGCCCGCCTTTGCCGAAGCCCAAACCCGGTTGCTCGGTTCCTCCGTCTGTCTGGTGAATGAGCCGAGCCAGGTTGTAACCGTCCTGGGCAACCTGCTCCAAAACCCAGATGCGCTTCAGGTGATGGCGGAAAACGGGCATCGTCGTATGGGCGTACCGGGCGCGGCCCACCGTATTGCCGATGCGCTGATGCAGCACCTTTCCTAGGGGCGATCACCCAATTTCTAACGGGTAAAGCACCTATAAGCGCAACAACTCATCTATTCTTTTCTATAGTGTTCACAGCCCGTATGAGAAAAAAGGCTCAATATGACTGAATCCAACGAATCCATAACTGATAACACTGATAATAATTTGTCCCAAGTGGTTGAAGGGTTGCGCCAGTTTGGCTTTAGCCTATCAAAATCGGTAAAACCCTTTCGCTGGGTGGGCTACGCTTTTCTCCTGCTAACGCTTGTCGATTGGGTTGTCATGGTAGTGCCCCCTCAATTTAAAAACCTGCTATGGCAGTTCCAATCTGCAGGTCAAGTTGTAGAAAGAGCACCCTTCTTGCTCATTGGGTTAATTCTGGTCTTTTTTGCCGAGAAAAGTTTGCGTGCTTCTTGGGAAAAGGGCGTTTTAGCAGTGCTCTCCTGGCTCTGCTTAGGCTTGGCCGTTTTATATCTTGCCGTCGCGATCCTGCTAGGGGTAGATGCAGGGATGCTCGTACCTCGGAGCGATGCTCAGGTTGATGCTCAGTTCCAGCAGCAGTTACTTCAAGCCACCCAAATTGAGCAGCAGGTGAGTCAGGCCTCTCCCGAAGAAGTCGCAGGCTTTATTCAAAGCCAAGGCAGACAGGTACAAGGGAGTCCTGACCAAGCCAAGGCAGACCTGCTTGCAAAATTAACGAGTGCTAAGGAAGAACTCGAAGCCAAGCGAGCCGAAGCCCGACAAAATCAACGCCTAACCCTGATTAAAAATGCTGTGAAGTGGATCATTGGAGCGATTGTTTCAATTGTTCTCCTGATCTATCTATGGCAAGCAACCTACTGGGCACGAAGCTAGACCCTGATCGGTAGTCTGATTGGGCGATCGCTCACCTTGGTTTGAATGTTGATATGGAGCTGAGTATTAAAACGAGACTCGCATCAGTATTTCCCTCTAGTGCTTCTATTTCTGAGGGGGCTGAAACTGATAAATATCCTCTAGCGCTTGCACCCATCCATCCGACACCGATTCCAAAATTTGTTCTCCCTTCTCACGGGAGGCCGCCGTCGGATCGCCGATCGTCCCGCTACGGCTAATATCACGGGTTGTCCAGGCAAAGGGAATGCGTCCTTCTAGGCTCAACAGGGTATCCGGCGGTAATTCCGGGGGATATTCCGCTTGCGCCCGATCCATGTGAACCTGATCCGGTAAAACGGCCAACATCAAACTAGTTTCCGCGTCCCCTGCATGGATGCCAAACTCCTTTTCCTTCGGCGTGAGCAGTTCACTGACCCGGTGGGGCACTCGCCAGGTGAAGACCGGAAAGACCCAAAAATCCTCATGCTGCTGATGCAAGTCCCGCGCCACGATTTCCATAATCTGCGGCTGTCCCCCGTGGGAATTCATCAGCACTAGTTTCCGAAATCCAGCCCGATATAGACTTTCGCCCACCTCCATCAAGGTTGCGGTTAAGGTTTGAGCGCTTAGGGTAATCGTACCGGGAAAGTGCCAGTGCTCGTTCGATTTGCCATAGCAGAGGGGCGGCAGCGCATAGGCGGGAATCTCTGAATTCAGCTTTTCAAAGGTGCGACCGAGAACAGCGACTCCGATCGCCGCATCAACCACTAGGGGTAAATGCGGGCCGTGCTGCTCGATCGCCCCCACAGGCTGCACCAGAACCACATCCCCTTTGTTGGGCATGGCCTGGATAACCGTCCAGGTGAGGTAGGCGAAAAATCGGTGGGGAGGAATGAAGCTATGCATAGGGATTGGAATTTCGTCGGGCTTGAGGAGCGATCGCTCCAAGGGGAGTCCATCTCAGGGTTTAGCTATTTGGATCGTAGCAGGTGTCCCAGTTTTGGGCAGACTGGGGTAAAAAGAAGGCGGAGATTGCGACTCGTGAGGTTCGGTTCTATAGCTAGGCCGAATGAGGGAAAGCCAGTATCGTCGATATGTAGAGCGTTAAGACGGCGACGTGTAGCTTGGATGCCCATCCTGCCCCGCCCGATTCCCTTGTGTTTATAAACGCTGTGTTTAGCGATGAAAACCATGTCTGCACCAAGGTGGTATCTCCCAACCGTTAGCGAAATTATTGCGCTTAGCGAACAACATGGGCCAGGAGCCTTTTGGGCGGAGGACGAACTCGCTGAGAAAAAGCGTCAGGCTGGGGGCGATCGCCCTCGTAGTCTGGCACGCCAGCGGGCCCGCGCCGAGCGGGAATGGTACGGAGCCGTGGGTGCGGTTAATGACTTACTGCGATCGCTTCTTAAAGCTGGCAAACTGTCTGATCACGATAAATCCCCCTCCATTCAGGGCGTTGTGCTGTCGGGGTCGGCTCCCATCCTGGAAAAAGGTGACGTTCTATCGCAGCTTTCCGCCTGGACGTTTACCCCCGGAGCCTTAGCCGATGGCCTGGGCATTCCGGTGCATTTACTGCCGTCTGCACGCAAACCGGGTACTCCCCTTTCTACGCCTGCCATCCTTCCCCTCGCCCTGGATGATCCGCTGGCAACCGAGCAGTTTTGTGTGGTGATGACCGCGACCTTCAGCTTGGTCATGAGCTTGGGAACCGATGCGGATGGCTTACCTGTCTTCCTATTTTCTTTCATGCCAGAGGTGGTGGAAAAGGCATGGCGATCGCTCCAGTCGCGCCTTCGCATCACCCACTCGCCCGTTCTGAAATCGCTGAGTGCGCTCGTTGAGCGGTTTCCGCCGATTGAGCCACACTACCGCACCGTTACCCAATTTCAACGATTGATGCTGACCCACTTACCCGATGTTCTGGACGGGCGATCGCGTCGTCGAACCCGTCTGCATCGGTTGAATACGGTGACTCCGATCCATCCGAATACGGCACCTCCGGGTGCAACGCCGCCAAACCTGAATGACGTATCTGCTGCCAAGCTTGATCCGGCTACGTGGGGTGGCGTTATCAATCGGAGTCAGCCCAAGCGTCCAGTCTCCCGAACGCAGAGTGAAGTGCCAATACCAGCCGAGGTAACTCCGCCAAAATCAGGATTGGATGTGGAACTCTTGCAGGCGATCGCCCACGAAGTCCGTACGCCCCTAGCCACGATCCGCACCCTCACGCGCCTGCTGTTGCGCCGCAAGGATTTACACCCGGACGTGATCAAACGCCTGGAACTGATCGATCGAGAATGTACCGAGCAGATCGATCGCTTTAACCTGATCTTCCGCGCTGTTGAACTGGAAACGAAGTCTGCTAGTGTGGGACAAACACCGCTGGCAGCCATTTCCCTCGACCAGATTTTTGAACAGAATATTCCGCGCTGGCAAACCCAGGCGAAGCAGCATAACCTGACCCTGGATGTCTCCCGTCCGCAAAAACTACCGATGGTGGTGAGCGATCCCACGATGCTAGAGCAGGTTTTGACTGGACTGATCGACCGCATCACCCACACCTTACCGGGGGGGAGCCATATCCAAATTGAGGTCGCTTTGGCGGGGCATCAGCTCAAGCTTCAGTTTCAGGCCGAGTCCCAAGATGGCGACCAGTCATCCGACTTTCTAGCTGGCCTGTCGTCGTACTTTGCGCCCACGCTGAAATCCATTGGCGATCTGCTGATGTTCCAACCGGAAACGGGCAACCTCAGCCTCAACCTAGCGGTCACGAAGAATCTGTTCCAGGCCTTGGGCGGCAAGCTCACCATTCGCCATCGTCCCCACCAAGGCGAAATTCTCACCATCTTTCTGCCGCTGCAAGAGTAGGTTCAATTGTTGGGAATAGTCGCCTGCGGTAACGATTGCGTGTTGAGGGCGCTTGGTTTTAAGGTTGATCCAGGACTACGTTTTCAATGCCTTTGTTTTCAATAAACTTCAGCAATTTTGTCCGTTCGGCAGCATAGCCCTCCCAGCGTTCGCCAATCGTGGGAATGCCGAAGTGCTGCATGGGCACCGTAGACATTACAAATTTCCAGGTGGTGTCTTGCTTTTGAGCATCTAGGAGATCCTGTTTGAGGTCTTGGAATTGGGCTTTGCCTAGGAGAGTGCGATCGCTCACAAAGGCATCTTGCAAGACTTGTGCCACTTGTTCTGGAGTCGCGGTTTCCGGGGTAAAGGGGAGGGGT containing:
- a CDS encoding creatininase family protein; the encoded protein is MHSFIPPHRFFAYLTWTVIQAMPNKGDVVLVQPVGAIEQHGPHLPLVVDAAIGVAVLGRTFEKLNSEIPAYALPPLCYGKSNEHWHFPGTITLSAQTLTATLMEVGESLYRAGFRKLVLMNSHGGQPQIMEIVARDLHQQHEDFWVFPVFTWRVPHRVSELLTPKEKEFGIHAGDAETSLMLAVLPDQVHMDRAQAEYPPELPPDTLLSLEGRIPFAWTTRDISRSGTIGDPTAASREKGEQILESVSDGWVQALEDIYQFQPPQK
- a CDS encoding HAMP domain-containing histidine kinase; the protein is MSAPRWYLPTVSEIIALSEQHGPGAFWAEDELAEKKRQAGGDRPRSLARQRARAEREWYGAVGAVNDLLRSLLKAGKLSDHDKSPSIQGVVLSGSAPILEKGDVLSQLSAWTFTPGALADGLGIPVHLLPSARKPGTPLSTPAILPLALDDPLATEQFCVVMTATFSLVMSLGTDADGLPVFLFSFMPEVVEKAWRSLQSRLRITHSPVLKSLSALVERFPPIEPHYRTVTQFQRLMLTHLPDVLDGRSRRRTRLHRLNTVTPIHPNTAPPGATPPNLNDVSAAKLDPATWGGVINRSQPKRPVSRTQSEVPIPAEVTPPKSGLDVELLQAIAHEVRTPLATIRTLTRLLLRRKDLHPDVIKRLELIDRECTEQIDRFNLIFRAVELETKSASVGQTPLAAISLDQIFEQNIPRWQTQAKQHNLTLDVSRPQKLPMVVSDPTMLEQVLTGLIDRITHTLPGGSHIQIEVALAGHQLKLQFQAESQDGDQSSDFLAGLSSYFAPTLKSIGDLLMFQPETGNLSLNLAVTKNLFQALGGKLTIRHRPHQGEILTIFLPLQE